The DNA segment GTAATAAATCTTAAAAGGAAGCGCTCCCGCTATCATTACCGGAATAATAAGCATTTCCAGAAGAGGATTGTTGTAATACAGTATTCCTGCTGAATGAACTGAAAAACCACCTGTTGCAATCGCAACCATAGCAATATTTACCGCGTCCCATATCGAAACTCCCGATATAAGAATCAGGAGAACTGAAAGAGCAGTAAGCATCATGTAAATCTTCCACATCTGAAGACCCTGCTGCACGACACTAGGCATAAAGGCCTCACTTCTTCCCTCTGAGCGGTAGAACCTGGAAGGATTAAGACCGGTCTTTGAAAGCATTAAAACAGTGAATGCAACAATCCCAAGACCTCCCAGCCACTGCATAAGGGATCTCCAGAAAAGAAGTGTATGGGGAAATGAATCGACATTGGGAATCATCGTAAGACCGGTATCAGTCCACCCCGACATAGCTTCAAACAAAGCGTCAAGGTAAGGCATTCCCATACCTATCCAAAAAGGCACAGCCCCAACAAATGCACATATAAGCCAGATTAGTGCAACTGAGAACAATGCCTGACTAAGTTTGGCTTCTTTTTTGTTCTCCGGAAGCATCAGGAAAAAAATTCCCAACAGGTAGAGTATAAGGGGAACAAGCGCCATAGGAAGGATCATGTCCCATTCCCTATAAATCAGAGCCACTATAAGGGGGACGCATGTACCCAGACTTATAAAGCGAAGGACATTACCCAAGTCATCGGCTATAACCAAAAACTGATCTATCCTGTTCATCCGCGATACCTTTCAACTGAAAACTCTTCTCTGCAACTAATATGTTTCTGCTTAATTATTCAAAAGCATCATGCTAATTACATTTCTTTTTTAAAAGTACCGGACCAAAGATACGGGCAATAACAGGCACAGAACTTTACAGATAATATATGGAATCAGAATAAAAAAAGGTGTTTATTTTCTGTTTGTCCACAGCTTATGAATATTACAGTATTCTATTGCTTTTACGTCAACACTCCTGCACGGGAAATAGGCAACGGGCTCGTCACCGGGCTTAAGCCAGTGAACCATAACATCATCGCCTTCAATGACTGCTATCATAACTATATGGTGTTCCGGCGTCATCGGGTGAAGAGTCGATCCCACAGTAACTTTTATTCCGGAATCCGTTTTTTCGATTATAGGAACGTGCTTTTCGTTCTTGAAGTCTGCGGTCTGCTCTTCCAGAAGAACCATCGGAACATCACAGCATACAAGCTGTCCCTTACCCCTGTCAATCATCATTACCGTGTTGCCGCACTTTTCACAATGATATACTTCTACTTCTTTTGACATTTTTTATATCC comes from the Methanomicrobium sp. W14 genome and includes:
- a CDS encoding TrkH family potassium uptake protein; translated protein: MNRIDQFLVIADDLGNVLRFISLGTCVPLIVALIYREWDMILPMALVPLILYLLGIFFLMLPENKKEAKLSQALFSVALIWLICAFVGAVPFWIGMGMPYLDALFEAMSGWTDTGLTMIPNVDSFPHTLLFWRSLMQWLGGLGIVAFTVLMLSKTGLNPSRFYRSEGRSEAFMPSVVQQGLQMWKIYMMLTALSVLLILISGVSIWDAVNIAMVAIATGGFSVHSAGILYYNNPLLEMLIIPVMIAGALPFKIYYLMYHKKKVSFFHDEQAHLLFLLILAGFIVITLDLLFYNNLDFAVAMRQGIFMAVAGVTSTGFQISSPNIWAPVTVLFLILLMLIGGSSGSTAGGIKLSRAALAYRGIVWWFKRSFVSGKVIVPFRYGGKVIPKFEAEMEVSKNMLIIILYLLVIFISSILVMHFDSPSVDTSNIVFEIVSATCNNGISTGFVSPEMSPYSKVVFIFAMWIGRLEIMPVIVFFMGLVKGFNQSK
- a CDS encoding desulfoferrodoxin family protein, producing MSKEVEVYHCEKCGNTVMMIDRGKGQLVCCDVPMVLLEEQTADFKNEKHVPIIEKTDSGIKVTVGSTLHPMTPEHHIVMIAVIEGDDVMVHWLKPGDEPVAYFPCRSVDVKAIEYCNIHKLWTNRK